From Pigmentibacter ruber, a single genomic window includes:
- a CDS encoding acyclic terpene utilization AtuA family protein, translating into MSKKEFIRIANAGGYWGDDPYALRRQVFGELKLDYISIDFLAEITMSILQKQRSKDPQAGYAKDFIIALEPLLEECLSRKIKIITNAGGVNPKACAEALFNLARKKNINLKVSVIDGDDILSAIPNLRNSGVEFKNMETGEMFNNYADKVLCANVYFGALPVAEALKSEPDIVLCGRVTDTGITLGAMMHEFKWKVSDYDKLAHGIVAGHIIECGAQASGGNFTDWQKVPSFIDIGFPIVECYEDGSFYVTKHPNTGGYISCQTIREQLLYEMGSPQSYITPDVIADFSSIQIATNSPERVKVTGIKGRKPTDLLKVSIAYEEGYKCSGSIIISGPDVRAKAEMFARVFWLRLESELKKAGFGSTVDFKNTEYVGDDSTHKGMLKKHDAIEILLRLTVRDHNKDKLNIFRKLLPSLILSGPAGVAVTGGAPTISDIVSYWPALIPQECALPNIRTYEQKKNDEKSVQIQEVLQLEWPVTKGSAEIENPPHDPWSPSLVSIMATSRPIKVCLMEIAHARSGDKGDTVNIGLIGRSPECYVWLRENITAEKVNDWFHSLCKGNVTRYLVPNLWALNFLLEQSLGGGGTKSLQIDAQGKTFSQALLRCEVDIPEALLATIQPENRSCAGELVRRNA; encoded by the coding sequence ATGTCAAAAAAAGAATTTATAAGAATTGCTAACGCTGGTGGATATTGGGGTGATGATCCTTATGCTTTACGCAGGCAAGTATTTGGGGAATTAAAATTAGATTATATTTCCATTGATTTTCTTGCTGAAATCACAATGAGTATTTTACAAAAACAAAGATCAAAAGATCCTCAAGCTGGATATGCAAAAGATTTTATAATAGCTTTGGAGCCTTTATTAGAGGAATGTTTAAGTAGAAAAATAAAAATTATAACAAATGCTGGTGGGGTGAATCCAAAAGCTTGTGCAGAAGCATTATTTAATTTAGCACGAAAAAAAAATATAAATTTAAAAGTTTCTGTCATTGATGGAGATGACATTTTAAGTGCTATTCCAAATTTAAGAAACTCTGGTGTGGAGTTTAAAAATATGGAAACAGGAGAAATGTTTAATAATTATGCTGATAAAGTTTTATGTGCAAATGTATACTTTGGTGCTTTGCCAGTTGCTGAAGCTTTAAAAAGTGAACCAGATATTGTTCTTTGCGGTAGAGTAACAGACACTGGTATTACTTTGGGAGCTATGATGCATGAATTTAAATGGAAAGTTTCAGATTATGATAAACTTGCTCATGGTATTGTAGCAGGACATATTATTGAATGTGGAGCACAAGCATCTGGTGGTAATTTCACAGATTGGCAAAAAGTCCCAAGCTTCATCGATATTGGATTTCCTATAGTTGAATGTTATGAGGATGGCTCATTTTACGTAACAAAACACCCTAATACAGGTGGTTACATTAGCTGCCAAACAATTCGTGAGCAATTATTATATGAAATGGGGTCACCTCAAAGTTATATTACTCCAGATGTTATAGCAGATTTTTCTTCTATACAAATTGCAACAAATTCTCCTGAAAGAGTTAAAGTAACAGGAATTAAAGGTAGAAAACCAACAGATTTATTAAAAGTAAGTATAGCATATGAAGAAGGTTATAAATGCTCAGGTTCAATAATAATATCTGGGCCAGATGTCCGAGCAAAAGCAGAGATGTTTGCGCGGGTATTCTGGCTTAGATTAGAAAGTGAATTGAAAAAAGCTGGTTTTGGTTCAACTGTTGATTTTAAAAATACTGAATATGTTGGAGACGATAGCACACATAAAGGTATGTTAAAAAAACATGATGCTATTGAAATATTATTAAGACTTACTGTAAGAGATCATAATAAAGACAAATTAAATATATTTAGAAAGCTTCTTCCTAGCTTGATTTTAAGTGGTCCTGCAGGTGTTGCAGTAACAGGAGGTGCTCCAACAATTTCTGATATAGTAAGTTATTGGCCTGCTTTAATTCCACAAGAATGTGCATTACCAAATATTAGAACTTACGAACAAAAGAAAAATGATGAGAAATCTGTTCAAATACAAGAAGTTTTACAATTGGAATGGCCTGTTACAAAAGGTTCTGCTGAAATAGAAAATCCTCCACATGATCCATGGAGTCCAAGCTTAGTGAGTATCATGGCGACTTCCAGACCTATAAAAGTTTGTTTAATGGAAATAGCACATGCTAGAAGTGGTGATAAAGGTGACACAGTAAATATTGGATTGATTGGCAGAAGCCCTGAATGTTACGTTTGGTTACGAGAGAACATTACAGCAGAAAAAGTAAATGATTGGTTTCATAGTTTGTGTAAAGGCAACGTAACAAGGTATCTAGTTCCCAATCTTTGGGCTTTAAATTTTTTACTAGAACAATCATTAGGTGGTGGTGGAACAAAAAGTTTACAAATCGATGCCCAAGGCAAAACATTTAGCCAAGCCTTATTAAGATGCGAGGTAGATATCCCTGAAGCCTTACTTGCAACTATTCAACCAGAAAACAGATCTTGTGCTGGTGAACTTGTAAGAAGGAACGCATGA
- a CDS encoding enoyl-CoA hydratase-related protein, with protein sequence MMEDIFYIGNSIKVINGRYGVKKLRLNRPEIRNAFNENMINEIIHVLEELENIKNIDDMRLLTIEGEGKVFCAGADLNYMRSLADKSKEDNFIDAKNLAKMFYQLVNFPTPVISIVHGAAIGGGFGLVACSDYVIATEDTVFATSEVLLGIVPGVISPYIIRKIGVAFASPILLSGQKQTATECLKIGLINKVTKKDNLETETQEQLYHFLQAAPNATRITKELIKNSYPLPNQAQIDFTIEKIATARASTEGKAGLSAFFEKKSPSWCDGMQK encoded by the coding sequence ATGATGGAAGATATTTTTTATATAGGGAATTCTATTAAAGTAATAAATGGGCGTTATGGTGTCAAAAAGTTAAGATTAAATCGACCTGAAATTAGAAATGCTTTTAATGAAAACATGATTAATGAAATTATTCATGTGTTAGAAGAATTAGAAAATATTAAAAACATTGATGATATGCGTTTACTTACTATTGAAGGTGAAGGTAAGGTATTTTGCGCTGGAGCCGACTTAAATTATATGCGCTCTTTAGCTGATAAAAGTAAAGAAGATAATTTTATTGATGCTAAAAATCTTGCAAAAATGTTCTATCAATTAGTAAATTTTCCAACTCCTGTCATAAGCATAGTTCACGGTGCTGCAATTGGTGGGGGATTTGGTTTAGTGGCATGTTCTGATTATGTAATTGCAACTGAAGACACAGTTTTTGCAACATCTGAAGTTTTACTTGGTATTGTTCCAGGTGTTATTAGTCCTTATATCATTAGAAAAATAGGTGTTGCTTTTGCTTCACCTATTTTACTTTCAGGGCAAAAACAAACTGCTACAGAATGTCTTAAAATTGGATTAATTAATAAAGTAACAAAAAAAGATAATTTAGAGACAGAAACGCAAGAACAATTATATCATTTTCTTCAAGCAGCTCCAAATGCAACAAGAATTACTAAAGAATTAATAAAAAATAGTTACCCTTTACCTAATCAAGCACAAATTGATTTTACCATTGAAAAAATTGCAACTGCAAGGGCAAGTACTGAAGGAAAAGCTGGGTTATCCGCATTTTTTGAGAAAAAAAGTCCTTCTTGGTGTGATGGGATGCAAAAATGA
- a CDS encoding acetyl/propionyl/methylcrotonyl-CoA carboxylase subunit alpha, giving the protein MKKLVIANRGEIARRIYRAAKQRNYIVAVISTQEDSDSLICKEADTILFVSSFLNATEIVNAAKKWGANLLHPGYGFLSENSKFAEQVENAGISFVGPTPQNMFAMGSKESAKNMAKKCGVPTLNALLSEDLNKISPAEWQKELKNRNIFSPFLVKASGGGGGRGMRIVDDVHELPNAIKRASEEAKAAFNDGTVFIERYLTAPRHIEIQVFGDGKGGGVFFGERECSLQRRHQKVIEEAPSSHISRELREKMGRASLSLVKETKYRGAGTLEFLLDENSNFYFLEMNTRLQVEHPVTENAYQIDLVQAQFDLAEGCWPEQFPSPDEFHLLEPKQVSIEARILAEDPRNQFLPTPGKIHLYIEPNAPGVRVDSGVIEGARINSNYDSMISKLIVTAPNRALAVEKISIALENYVILGCTTNIPFLQNIVRHPDFLVGNESTHWIANELEILNQKIIPKNFIDLLTSKKFRELLVNSLHAEINQSKINITFNNQAKSLPNIKALTTENDFNNFKIMRESEKDKFYLVGNSIDSLLSSITEVKNSYSFNLRNLIFSSNYTTQNRIPFYAKRLTSEYIQINIFGEYLNIKCPYYELSIVNKNQTGSGEICAPMAGKVIEVLIKEGQLVEAGQVLFIVESMKMQLEVKSSGNGKVTNVLVEQGKILSGTDIMAVIALD; this is encoded by the coding sequence ATGAAAAAACTAGTTATTGCAAATAGAGGTGAAATTGCTAGAAGAATTTATAGAGCTGCAAAGCAAAGAAATTATATAGTAGCAGTTATTAGTACGCAAGAAGACTCTGATTCACTAATTTGTAAAGAAGCAGATACTATTCTGTTTGTTTCAAGTTTTTTGAACGCAACAGAAATTGTAAATGCAGCTAAAAAATGGGGGGCAAATTTATTGCATCCAGGCTATGGATTTTTATCTGAAAATTCAAAGTTTGCTGAACAAGTAGAAAATGCAGGAATTTCATTTGTAGGTCCTACTCCCCAAAATATGTTTGCAATGGGTAGTAAAGAGTCAGCTAAAAATATGGCAAAAAAATGTGGTGTTCCTACACTAAACGCATTATTATCAGAAGACTTAAATAAAATATCTCCAGCTGAATGGCAGAAAGAATTAAAGAACAGAAATATTTTTTCTCCTTTTTTGGTTAAAGCAAGTGGTGGAGGTGGCGGTCGTGGAATGCGAATTGTTGATGATGTTCATGAACTGCCAAATGCTATAAAAAGAGCTTCTGAAGAAGCAAAAGCTGCATTTAATGACGGGACTGTCTTTATTGAACGTTACTTAACAGCACCAAGACATATTGAAATACAAGTTTTTGGAGATGGGAAAGGTGGGGGAGTTTTTTTTGGTGAAAGAGAATGTTCTTTACAAAGAAGGCATCAGAAAGTAATTGAAGAAGCACCATCATCACATATCAGTAGAGAACTCCGAGAAAAAATGGGAAGAGCTTCTTTGTCCCTTGTTAAAGAAACAAAATATCGTGGAGCAGGAACTTTAGAATTTTTACTTGATGAAAATTCTAATTTTTATTTTTTAGAAATGAATACTCGTTTGCAAGTTGAGCATCCAGTTACAGAAAATGCTTATCAAATAGATCTTGTTCAAGCTCAATTTGATTTAGCTGAAGGTTGTTGGCCCGAACAATTTCCTAGTCCTGATGAATTTCATTTGCTCGAACCTAAACAAGTTTCGATTGAAGCGCGAATTTTGGCTGAAGATCCTCGTAATCAATTTTTACCAACACCAGGTAAAATTCACTTGTATATTGAACCCAATGCTCCTGGTGTTCGAGTTGATTCTGGTGTGATTGAAGGAGCAAGAATCAATTCAAATTATGATTCTATGATATCAAAGTTGATTGTTACAGCTCCCAATAGAGCTTTAGCTGTTGAAAAAATATCTATCGCGCTTGAAAATTATGTTATTTTAGGTTGCACTACAAATATACCTTTTTTACAAAATATTGTTCGACATCCTGATTTTTTGGTAGGGAATGAATCAACACATTGGATTGCTAATGAGTTAGAAATTTTAAATCAAAAAATAATTCCGAAAAATTTCATAGATCTTTTGACTTCAAAAAAATTTAGAGAATTATTAGTAAATTCTTTGCATGCTGAAATTAATCAATCAAAAATAAATATTACTTTTAATAATCAAGCAAAAAGCTTACCAAATATAAAAGCGTTAACAACAGAGAATGATTTTAACAATTTTAAAATTATGAGAGAATCTGAAAAAGATAAATTTTATCTTGTTGGTAATTCTATTGATTCTTTGCTTTCTTCAATAACTGAAGTTAAAAATTCATATTCTTTCAATTTAAGAAATCTAATATTTAGCTCAAATTATACTACACAAAATAGAATACCATTTTATGCAAAAAGACTTACTTCTGAATATATTCAAATTAATATCTTCGGTGAATATTTAAATATTAAATGTCCCTATTATGAGCTTAGTATCGTTAATAAAAATCAAACGGGGAGTGGCGAAATTTGCGCTCCTATGGCAGGTAAAGTAATTGAGGTTCTTATCAAAGAAGGACAACTGGTGGAAGCTGGTCAAGTTCTTTTTATTGTTGAGTCTATGAAGATGCAATTGGAAGTAAAGTCTTCAGGAAATGGTAAAGTAACAAATGTTTTAGTTGAACAGGGGAAAATTTTATCAGGAACAGATATTATGGCTGTGATAGCATTAGACTAA
- a CDS encoding acyl-CoA dehydrogenase family protein encodes MTTYHNNAQEIREVIQTVRAFAAKELAPYADELDREERLAPGIFRRLGELGILGLTCPEEFGGAKLGAVSVVAVMEELSYACPGTCLSYLAHSLLFVHNLAQNGSPEQLVRYLPSCISGEMIGGMAMTEPGAGSDAIGLQTRAVKKDDHYVLNGSKMFITNGPIADVFLVYARTGDDRMGLSTFIVERGFPGFSVGKKLSKMGMRASPTGELVFKDCLVPAENLVGEEGSSVKHMMKNLDIERVGLGAMSLGIARACLDHSLKYAQERQQFSENIINFQAISEKIANMYIGYRAARAFMYEAAQVIEEGRRANQEAAAAKVFASEMATKVALDAIQVLGGYGYIREFPVERLMRDAKLLEIGGGTSEILRNIIVKEFVRKSGK; translated from the coding sequence ATGACAACCTATCATAACAATGCACAAGAGATTCGAGAAGTTATACAGACTGTTAGAGCTTTTGCTGCAAAAGAGCTAGCTCCTTATGCAGATGAACTAGATAGAGAAGAAAGACTTGCTCCTGGTATTTTTAGGCGATTAGGAGAATTAGGAATTTTGGGATTGACTTGTCCTGAAGAATTTGGCGGAGCAAAGTTAGGTGCTGTTTCCGTAGTCGCTGTTATGGAGGAACTTAGTTATGCATGTCCTGGGACGTGCTTAAGTTATCTAGCTCATTCTCTCCTATTTGTTCATAATCTTGCTCAGAATGGATCTCCCGAACAACTTGTGCGTTATCTCCCTAGCTGTATTTCTGGTGAAATGATTGGCGGTATGGCTATGACAGAGCCTGGCGCTGGTTCAGATGCAATTGGTTTGCAAACAAGAGCAGTCAAAAAAGATGATCATTATGTATTAAATGGTTCTAAAATGTTTATTACAAATGGTCCAATAGCAGATGTTTTTCTAGTTTATGCAAGAACTGGTGATGATCGGATGGGTCTTTCAACTTTTATAGTTGAACGTGGTTTTCCAGGTTTTTCAGTTGGAAAGAAACTATCTAAAATGGGAATGCGTGCAAGCCCTACAGGTGAATTGGTTTTTAAAGATTGTTTAGTTCCGGCTGAAAATTTAGTTGGAGAAGAAGGATCTTCAGTAAAGCATATGATGAAGAATTTGGATATAGAGAGAGTAGGACTTGGTGCTATGTCTCTAGGGATAGCAAGGGCTTGTTTGGATCACTCCCTAAAGTATGCACAAGAGCGTCAACAATTTTCGGAAAATATTATCAACTTTCAGGCAATTAGTGAGAAAATAGCAAATATGTATATAGGCTATCGAGCTGCTAGAGCATTCATGTATGAAGCAGCTCAAGTGATAGAAGAAGGTAGAAGGGCAAATCAAGAAGCCGCTGCTGCTAAGGTATTTGCTTCAGAAATGGCTACTAAAGTTGCCTTAGATGCTATTCAGGTATTAGGTGGCTATGGGTATATTCGTGAATTTCCTGTTGAGAGGCTTATGCGTGATGCGAAGTTATTAGAAATTGGTGGAGGAACTAGCGAAATTTTACGAAACATTATTGTTAAAGAATTTGTTCGTAAAAGTGGCAAATAA
- a CDS encoding metallophosphoesterase, which translates to MLSSFNLGVYDLQDSSNNLIIKSLAPSSDRLPLFIVGDVHGCARELFELIEAAKKHISKFQLILVGDLFTKGPDPVGIYEIIQEYGALCIKGNHDWALWSTIQQAQKRSFHTLAEHTKQTLHLIRYHKRAIFDLLCSLPHAYVSTVVSQLKRNEWEREYPLIIVHAGLDSTKGLLGSSERMLLTARYVKWDTKGNEKKLTVVPAGYRSEVLNQNSQNQKSAISIDKEKERFRWHELHQGPALIVFGHDAKQGLFRKTLPSGRPICVGIDTGCTYGNSLTGYFPEIDLAVQVRAQRKYFDIKKNIILLKPHQSKLVTV; encoded by the coding sequence ATGTTGAGTTCATTTAATTTGGGAGTATATGATTTGCAGGATAGTTCAAATAACTTAATTATAAAAAGTTTAGCCCCTTCATCAGATAGGCTTCCACTTTTTATTGTAGGCGATGTGCATGGTTGCGCTCGCGAGCTTTTTGAACTTATCGAAGCCGCCAAAAAGCATATCTCTAAATTTCAACTTATTCTTGTAGGTGATTTGTTTACCAAGGGACCAGATCCGGTTGGAATTTATGAAATTATTCAAGAGTATGGAGCCCTATGTATCAAAGGGAATCATGATTGGGCTTTATGGTCAACTATCCAGCAAGCTCAAAAAAGAAGTTTTCACACTTTAGCAGAACATACAAAACAAACGTTACATTTAATTCGTTATCACAAAAGAGCCATTTTTGATCTATTATGTTCTTTGCCGCATGCTTATGTATCAACGGTAGTTTCTCAATTAAAACGCAATGAATGGGAAAGAGAATATCCTCTAATTATTGTGCATGCAGGCCTTGATTCTACAAAAGGTTTGTTAGGTTCTTCTGAAAGAATGTTATTAACCGCTCGTTACGTTAAATGGGATACAAAAGGAAATGAAAAAAAATTAACGGTTGTTCCTGCTGGTTACCGTTCAGAAGTATTAAATCAAAATTCACAAAATCAAAAATCAGCTATAAGTATAGATAAAGAAAAAGAGCGTTTTCGTTGGCATGAGCTTCATCAGGGGCCTGCATTAATTGTTTTTGGTCATGATGCTAAACAAGGTCTTTTTCGTAAGACTCTGCCTTCTGGTAGACCTATCTGTGTTGGAATAGATACAGGTTGTACATATGGTAACAGTTTGACTGGTTATTTTCCTGAAATTGATCTTGCAGTACAGGTTAGGGCTCAAAGGAAATATTTTGATATTAAAAAAAATATTATTCTACTCAAACCTCATCAATCAAAATTAGTTACGGTTTGA
- a CDS encoding PrkA family serine protein kinase: MQLHTEKVFELVKEVYSPSLFNELNWTGSYSDYVAMVEKNPKLCRTAFQRIYDLIMHFGSYEYVEHKKKLIHYKFFDDPLNNGKDAVFGLDVHIAKLVNFFKAASLRYGPEKRVLLLHGPVGSAKSTIARLLKKGVEWYSHQSDGSLYSYEWINLHDKLKMEDVMPCPIHEEPLHLIPEEARIKVLSLLNKGKHFQERIHIEGSLCPACRYVYNDLMKQYNGDWEKIAKNHINVKRLLLSEKDRIGIGTFQPKDEKNQDSTELTGDLNYRKIAEYGSDSDPRAFNFDGEFNIANRGIVEFVEMLKLDVAFLYDLLGASQEHKIKPKKFAQTDIDEVIIGHTNEPEYRKLQNNEFMEALRDRTVKIDVPYITKLKEEVKIYKKDFNPETVPHIHIAPHTIETAAMWGILTRLEEPKKANLTVMQKMKLYDGKTLSGYTEDNIKELRKDALREGLDGISPRYIQDKLSNSLVEDRGNGCINPFIVLNELEGGLKNHSLIRDEETKKRYRELLAVVKQEYEDIVKNEVQRAISADEEAIAKLCGNYIDNVKAYTQKERVRNKYTGMSEEPDERLMRSIEEKIDIPESRKDDFRREIMNYIGALALEGKIFDYKTNERLHKALELKLFEDQKDTIKLTSLVSNVVDKETQAKIDVVKNRLIKNYGYCDICSTDALHFVASIFARGDVKRNLN, translated from the coding sequence ATGCAACTGCATACTGAAAAAGTGTTCGAGCTTGTTAAGGAAGTTTATAGTCCATCTCTATTTAATGAGTTAAATTGGACTGGCAGTTATTCTGATTATGTTGCGATGGTAGAGAAAAATCCTAAACTCTGCAGAACAGCATTTCAACGGATTTATGATTTAATAATGCATTTTGGTTCTTATGAATATGTTGAACATAAAAAGAAACTAATACATTATAAGTTTTTTGATGATCCATTGAATAATGGGAAAGACGCAGTTTTTGGCCTTGATGTCCATATTGCTAAACTAGTTAATTTTTTTAAAGCCGCCTCGTTACGTTATGGTCCAGAAAAAAGAGTTTTACTTTTGCATGGTCCTGTTGGGAGTGCTAAGTCAACAATAGCAAGATTATTAAAAAAAGGTGTTGAGTGGTATTCGCATCAGAGTGATGGCTCTTTGTATTCTTATGAATGGATAAACCTTCATGATAAATTAAAAATGGAAGATGTAATGCCATGCCCAATTCATGAAGAACCATTACATTTAATTCCAGAAGAAGCTCGCATAAAAGTATTAAGTTTATTAAATAAAGGAAAACATTTTCAAGAAAGAATTCATATTGAAGGTAGTTTGTGTCCTGCTTGTCGTTATGTTTATAATGATTTAATGAAACAATATAACGGCGATTGGGAAAAAATTGCAAAAAATCATATCAATGTGAAACGTCTATTACTATCGGAAAAAGATAGAATCGGAATTGGAACTTTTCAACCTAAAGATGAAAAAAATCAAGATTCAACAGAGTTAACAGGGGATCTAAATTATCGGAAAATTGCTGAATACGGTTCAGATTCCGATCCACGTGCCTTTAACTTTGATGGTGAATTTAATATTGCAAACAGAGGTATTGTAGAATTTGTTGAAATGTTAAAGCTTGATGTAGCGTTTCTTTATGATTTGTTAGGTGCCTCTCAAGAGCATAAAATTAAACCAAAAAAGTTCGCACAAACTGACATTGATGAAGTTATTATTGGACATACAAACGAACCAGAATATCGTAAACTGCAAAATAATGAATTTATGGAAGCTTTACGAGATCGTACAGTGAAAATAGATGTTCCTTATATAACTAAACTAAAAGAAGAAGTTAAAATTTATAAAAAGGATTTTAATCCTGAAACCGTTCCACATATTCATATAGCTCCACATACAATTGAAACTGCTGCTATGTGGGGTATTTTAACTAGACTTGAAGAGCCCAAAAAAGCTAACTTAACAGTTATGCAAAAAATGAAATTATATGATGGTAAAACTCTTTCTGGTTATACAGAAGATAATATAAAAGAATTGAGAAAAGATGCATTAAGAGAAGGTTTAGACGGAATCTCTCCTCGCTATATTCAAGACAAACTTTCTAATTCTCTTGTTGAAGATAGAGGTAATGGTTGTATCAATCCATTTATTGTTTTGAATGAATTAGAAGGTGGATTAAAAAATCATAGTCTAATACGAGATGAAGAAACAAAGAAAAGATACCGTGAACTTCTTGCAGTAGTTAAACAAGAATATGAAGATATAGTAAAAAATGAAGTTCAAAGAGCGATATCTGCTGATGAAGAAGCAATTGCTAAACTTTGTGGAAACTATATTGATAATGTTAAAGCGTATACGCAGAAAGAAAGAGTGCGCAATAAATACACAGGTATGAGTGAAGAACCTGATGAAAGATTGATGCGGAGTATTGAAGAAAAAATAGATATTCCTGAAAGTCGAAAAGATGATTTTAGAAGAGAAATAATGAATTACATTGGCGCTTTGGCTTTAGAAGGAAAAATCTTTGATTACAAAACAAATGAAAGGCTGCATAAAGCTCTTGAATTAAAATTATTTGAAGATCAGAAAGATACAATTAAATTAACAAGTTTAGTTAGCAATGTCGTTGATAAAGAAACGCAAGCGAAAATTGACGTTGTTAAAAACAGATTAATTAAAAATTATGGATATTGTGATATTTGTTCAACAGATGCGCTCCATTTTGTAGCAAGTATTTTTGCTCGTGGTGATGTGAAAAGAAATTTAAATTAA
- a CDS encoding DUF444 family protein has product MKMETDVNRFRKIVRGKIKDNLKRFISSGELIGRQGNKQVSIPLPRIDLPRFEFGGNQQRGVGQGDGEPGDPVGQGQQQPGEGEAGQNPGEHSMEVDVSLDELAGILGEELGLPRIEDKGKKNISQKKYKYQGVLRNGPESLRNFKRTYKEALKRQISIGDYTNDKPIVIPIKEDKRYRSFRIEEKPEASAAIIYMMDVSGSMGDEQKEIVRLTSFWLNAWLKHNYDNLDTRFIIHDAIAREVDEHTFYHTKESGGTLISSAYKLCEKIIADNYPASEWNIYLFHFSDGDNWSGNDTNECMNLLDNILLPSSNLFAYGQVESRYGSGQFLKDLEKHYGEQNEKVIMHQIKDRDGIMNALRAFLGKGK; this is encoded by the coding sequence ATGAAAATGGAAACCGATGTTAACCGTTTTAGAAAAATTGTAAGAGGAAAAATCAAGGATAATTTAAAACGGTTTATCTCTTCTGGCGAGCTGATAGGTCGACAGGGAAATAAACAGGTTTCAATTCCATTGCCTCGAATAGATTTGCCAAGGTTTGAATTTGGTGGGAATCAACAAAGAGGTGTTGGGCAAGGTGATGGAGAACCTGGTGATCCTGTAGGTCAAGGGCAACAACAACCAGGAGAAGGCGAAGCTGGGCAAAATCCAGGTGAGCATAGTATGGAAGTTGATGTGAGCCTTGATGAACTTGCAGGAATTTTAGGAGAAGAATTGGGTCTCCCTAGGATCGAGGACAAAGGGAAAAAGAATATTTCTCAGAAAAAATATAAATATCAAGGTGTATTAAGAAATGGACCAGAAAGTTTAAGAAACTTCAAGCGTACTTACAAAGAAGCTTTGAAAAGACAAATAAGTATTGGTGATTACACAAACGATAAGCCTATTGTTATTCCTATCAAAGAAGATAAAAGATACAGAAGTTTTAGAATTGAAGAAAAGCCTGAGGCAAGTGCAGCTATTATTTATATGATGGATGTCTCTGGTTCGATGGGAGATGAACAAAAAGAAATAGTGCGATTAACTTCTTTTTGGCTAAATGCATGGTTAAAACATAACTACGACAATTTAGATACACGCTTTATTATTCACGATGCTATTGCAAGAGAAGTTGATGAACATACGTTTTATCATACAAAAGAATCGGGTGGTACTTTAATAAGTAGTGCCTATAAACTTTGTGAAAAAATTATCGCAGATAATTATCCCGCATCAGAATGGAATATATATTTATTCCATTTTTCAGATGGAGATAATTGGAGTGGAAATGATACTAATGAATGTATGAATCTTTTAGATAATATTTTATTACCTTCTAGTAATTTGTTTGCTTATGGGCAGGTTGAAAGTAGATATGGCAGCGGACAATTTTTAAAAGATTTGGAAAAACATTATGGCGAACAAAACGAGAAAGTCATAATGCATCAGATCAAAGATAGAGATGGGATTATGAACGCATTACGTGCTTTTTTAGGAAAGGGTAAGTAA